The Oncorhynchus nerka isolate Pitt River linkage group LG9a, Oner_Uvic_2.0, whole genome shotgun sequence genome has a segment encoding these proteins:
- the LOC115133927 gene encoding uncharacterized protein LOC115133927 isoform X3 encodes MESDNGAVREGVLVPVLPGSKNFENSIRPPLQNSYMYKESKQSFRYNSAFLINNATLQERYEAFRTKRRDMGYTEEEMEESYGFLLFDDENKANRVGETGVVPGHSTCTTLGDPSKGVYVSKYSDCLDLNRWYHGKSGYIAIIRLTKGRVREVTENYTVNYTSPSNGFDCHVSEQLSSVSANTSSFLAFERTQYYMYELPVGGAVQPPSHVCPFAIVAFSYWDTKTPASEEKEKSEEEKTVFHYYPWRGQLQISSQIYHVGLKSSTGPLIPAKLPTMMSVDGAIQMSDLRQKLPKAIFETCFSGEVSLEGMGCSLYELSPSEAEDTSLSQLTQGLKEKDLALTIQLNDNGFLILLHSSHFFTYEDTGSSKPEVLQGMFVFPDSRAIHRATKVCWKKPFLSPECLQVVPALNYAETEVEKCLPSPSGELRGLLEQHIQSYASLIHPGLTISPSREASIFPDQFDVPDALKYLYSAPKWTEMGWKRLKSYFHQPGSFELSVSRATELLVAGREERGDEPDDDVYYCLSSPEGSPMSPASLGGPEEQQSGGKSPGDTADTAADFSKALAVSMEDFEKPGKTMEDSNAPDKAVKEGNNLLSKEVQERLPSDISKPLIPAEDFAKPGLNKAQSKAPGTTLPPKEVQEELTSDLSQPSVSADDSEKPGKTKADCNAPGVRTEDEGTSLIPEEVEVDVQEKVHSDLLDPAVSAEVLGKADLAALGKADCNAPEVGVAKEETNLYLKEVQKDMPSGVSQPPVSAEVLRKPSPALATKPNSKAPEAGVEDNMKTLPQKEVQEEVPSDLSQLAVSAKAFGIASMRVMKKATEVTEVSTSPASGNLPTVLVITATERTATVLPHNESTTNNSSSLPCAKVQDKGGSALNGQRGKANQPSKPTEVSHSSISDWRKRPRKRHRFSGLCKRILRSTVADFEEKKKEDMESIDSSEVKPLQKEERMDVTQVHPLKMPRELMNLIQDPPLKKKGKIDVTQVHPLKMPRELMNLIQDPPLKKKEKMDVTQVHPLKMPRELINLIQDPPLKKKEKMDVTQVHPLKISRELMNLIQDPPLKMKSKDLIHYHPLRNKESMDLIHDDHPLKKKTERWDLKAIISECGRIFVPHGSEVIAKDIESLKVKGKVLDHKQCADEMMVEACIKVPQPIETGDGPNLELNKSDENKDLPIGMLDSKDSLHEVKMADVGKMASLNPSELLLNKDTDSPSSGKHKKKRQYVAISLSQLKTVLSRGGKRNKPINPAPEDQTSPVNKKSKADTPGMDEMENVNINKANPDRTTGAIEVSKEQTFGLDPKFALALGLTPTELNNDAHKSPEKSDIPLKKDIQSRLDLVPPQATSDQTSEALPSSPSTTVILASQRRPFKKKHEHADSIRKKWWLHYRSPAALERETVAISSQLVTLDPDLSRVVSRGRPCEGASAVSCPPAESLTLLADLARSTSNDKVLEQQSDPKALEKQDDHPSLVISDNSVKDGISPHDPDGSIVQVPISEGLQQHRKDIFADGTQTLRAFLCQQKDQNRKEPGLARESLSRGIGSRQKFHRFRQFIEKDGSVQVTRLWKENYNFNSDSKFTNDPKDKTVIRALHGPWDFDIKDTKEQVQLIIHMWIGLFYSRSTARFCQADSSLTCLEKKDSIEVAHGMVPAQVPPGTKTSSPAYIALSRIPEPDVLDLSKMGQKKAQPLSLEAEVLDLSMKTTSTVLDSLDTESKRRIDLKNHPSYLPATGLHKETISCPKQSTGVELKVYRDRVDSMMSEKSSDLDDDEDYETNNHENDSKGTKMVCLQNGVSPYERTLESDRSYILLCEQAASVHIHQEKLLETQTAQVLEGNNKKLLETQTAQVLEGNNKKLLETQTAQVLEGNNKKLLETQTAQVLEDNNKKLLETQTAQVLEGNNKKLLETQTAQVLEGNNKKLLETQTAQVLEGNNKKLLETQTAQVLEGNNKKLLETQTAQVLEGNNKKLLETQTAQVLEGNNKKLLETQTAQVLEGNNKKLLDTQTAQVLEGNNKKLLETQTAQVLEGNNKKLLETQTAQVLEGNNKKLLETQTAQVLEGNNKKLLQKEEEMTGDGETNAMCLKTMGSKDVNKEQQLKDNDSVKTIPCIEVQMDGDAANMADTVERNANEARDGAHVVICDGSESKEEMHKVDHNVKDSVKAAKPEAVHAGKDTTNKKITKAQTAVHVGKDFIDNDKALKAVHSENVLRDYGNTKDQVQTAMQDGNDTRDETLPAVICGEDSGDETPPVVCDGNTSVAETLPETSHTENDSQKATLAVVCDGNTSVAETLPETSHTENDSQKATLAVVCDGNTSVAETLPETSHTENDSQKATLAVVCDGNTSVAETLPETSHTENYSQKATLAVVCDGNTSVAETLPETSHTENDSQKATLAVVHGGNDLRDTTLPVKCNGKLYIDVEPTVVHDINGSTDEELPMGQGGDVSAGTSRVLPEMHGEIKCKDVLPTQVFPVCDGNIPFVGEFDTLIQPNNVLGVAKHEINEADVQTKEHEKELMQGQSKSDDVTTQSSTTFPPGSQHSQDETLERLTGQVEIPLIPREDIAHTDVLHSIGLASEMAQGQVEIPFIGVEIPFIGVEKNSQDINHTEVHDSPPSQKETLITVCDSANVLSGELLAKIFSKGTESVSRCPTVDEVLYDYIPIPDVCSASLAICDADGVSKPLSTGEGYSRCPTPTEDEPPFVPGLSYDHHTPNTVLLPNAKDTNSPNLDSGLALIENEKDHHEPSLSLYKVRAATGLHNLHKSSNNNKPNHLEAIDNRFSQVLADPRKNPIATSTPLNTPASSLKERSDYDPYSNTRLAAVEPGLHAHSNRHSLHSFSYSFPNTHCSLTEKAAFSVPSIHPEVLSNETTLTGNFSEIALERETCLHPALSELILQSTRLSIPVGSGPTAASQNLSVHSFTQPQPNSQKPAMIVNVSKSEDSRGQYNWEEEQTDIDSMSSDVLKSKQTDTPVRSNTNAHPYNTQYATEMRQIAVLQDYEDVMADEDVMGENEAPSVDKDNIESSLETNWISDDKHLRSKFRLNKTRLDFINSLRQSQEWEQREFDGVLDFNKQGTSSSVTIQSEESDKLLSHMEENQQEWLKYCRAKRSGSPMDMTKEEDSSVAKPRLVTVLDHKGNRITYENYPVLKPTASMHTRTDPDSNRQGLSSFLEFSKRWDDTHNADESDLTQSSMDLETLIFSERMNQMLKRKSSSSSRYIRSKHRRSNVEERASTSSPAVTVHFSSLQEDQDGSEEHWEAIPSLAGQKIRVEMPERMAMPEETDGEPQHLKKLSCTKGSEMTQVSDLVVDSFRVYHAMMTEVCAGKKYPSRTERLKREDAKRNSSPKSRAPSKDKDFCGQMKEDMYDSLHDNLNSVVRQSCKNKFRFYILVTSSDPFFRETKELLEAEGHIAVEQSQFCLGKDSPLCPLHIILRNEDIAEHICEVPHLLELKKSQNVLFAGIDRPDDIVNLTHQELFSKGGFVVFEGAALHTLSLSNMKKMSGFLEGLSKKGKWKWLLHYRDSRKLKENARSSAEAQGKKIFMDICQEAGMVEVLPYHECDVISRERPNYLHCLVRLQVQNVSARLPVFITDTTADKAFAKHGIFTMNINSFLLISQSDTCTIS; translated from the exons GTGTGTACGTGTCCAAGTACTCGGACTGCCTGGACTTAAACCGCTGGTACCACGGGAAGTCTGGGTACATCGCCATCATCAGGCTCACCAAG GGCAGGGTcagagaagtgactgagaactaCACAGTAAACTACACCTCTCCCTCTAATGGGTTTGACTGTCATGTATCAGAGCAGCTCAGTTCTGTGTCAGCCAacaccagctccttcctggccttcGAGAGAACACAG TACTACATGTATGAGCTGCCTGTTGGAGGGGCAGTCCAGCCTCCCAGCCATGTCTGCCCATTCGCTATCGTGGCTTTCTCCTATTGGGATACCAAGACACCCGCatcagaggagaaggagaaaag TGAGGAAGAAAAAACAG TCTTTCACTACTATCCGTGGAGGGGCCAGCTCCAAATCAGCTCTCAGATCTACCATGTGGGTCTGAAGTCCAGCACAGGACCCCTAATCCCAGCTAAACT TCCAACAATGATGTCAGTTGACGGAGCAATTCAAATGTCAGACCTGAGGCAGAAATTACCGAAGGCTATATTTGAAACCTGTTTCTCCGGTGAAG TGTCTCTGGAAGGAATGGGTTGCAGTCTGTATGAGCTTTCACCCAGTGAGGCTGaagacacctctctctctcagctcacacAGGGCCTCAAGGAGAAAGACCTG GCCCTCACAATACAACTGAATGATAATGGTTTTCTTATACTGTTACATTCATCTCACTTCTTCACATATGAAG ATACTGGGTCCAGTAAGCCAGAGGTATTGCAGGGGATGTTTGTGTTTCCAGACTCCAGAGCTAtacatagag CCACAAAGGTCTGCTGGAAGAAGCCCTTCCTCTCACCAGAGTGCCTCCAGGTGGTGCCTGCACTGAACTACGCAGAGACAGAGGTGGAAAAGTGCCTCCCTTCACCAAGCGGGGAGCTACGTGGTTTACTAGAGCAGCATATCCAGAGCTACGCTTCCCTCATCCACCCTGGGCTTACCATCAGTCCATCCAGGGAGGCCAGCATCTTCCCAGATCAGTTTGATGTTCCGGACGCCCTCAAATACCTATACTCCGCCCCCAAGTGGACTGAGATGGGATGGAAACGTCTCAAATCTTATTTCCACCAGCCGGGCTCCTTTGAGCTGTCGGTGTCCAGAGCCACGGAGCTTCTGGTGGCAGGGCGAGAGGAGCGAGGAGATGAGCCGGATGATGATGTCTACTACTGTCTGTCATCTCCAGAGGGGTCCCCCATGAGTCCTGCTAGTCTGGGTGGCCCAGAGGAGCAGCAGTCAGGGGGAAAGTCCCCAGGAGACACAGCTGACACAGCAGCAGACTTTAGTAAAGCACTTGCAGTGTCAATGGAGGACTTTGAGAAACCTGGTAAGACTATGGAAGACAGTAATGCACCAGACAAAGCAGTAAAGGAAGGGAATAACTTGCTTTCGAAGGAAGTGCAAGAAAGGTTGCCCTCTGATATTAGCAAGCCTCTAATCCCTGCAGAGGATTTTGCGAAACCTGGCTTGAACAAGGCACAGAGTAAAGCACCAGGGACAACTTTACCTCCAAAAGAGGTGCAGGAGGAGCTCACCTCTGATCTTTCTCAGCCTTCTGTGTCGGCAGATGACTCTGAAAAACCTGGGAAGACCAAGGCTGACTGTAATGCACCAGGGGTAAGAACAGAGGATGAAGGGACAAGTTTGATCCCAGAGGAGGTTGAAGTTGATGTACAAGAAAAGGTGCATTCTGATCTTTTAGATCCTGCAGTCTCTGCAGAGGTCTTGGGGAAAGCTGACCTGGCAGCATTGGGCAAGGCAGACTGCAACGCACCAGAGGTAGGAGTAGCGAAGGAAGAGACTAACTTGTACCTGAAGGAGGTGCAAAAGGATATGCCCTCTGGTGTTTCACAGCCTCCAGTCTCTGCAGAGGTATTGAGGAAACCTAGTCCGGCCCTGGCGACCAAGCCCAACAGCAAGGCACCAGAGGCAGGCGTAGAGGATAATATGAAAACTTTGCCTCAGAAGGAGGTGCAAGAGGAGGTTCCCTCTGATCTTTCCCAGCTTGCAGTGTCGGCAAAGGCTTTTGGGATAGCCAGTATGAGAGTGATGAAAAAGGCTACAGAGGTGACAGAGGTTTCAACCTCACCTGCATCAGGTAACCTCCCAACAGTGTTAGTCATCACTGCCACTGAAAGAACTGCAACCGTTTTACCTCACAACGAGTCCACCACAAATAACTCCTCCAGTTTGCCTTGCGCCAAAGTACAGGATAAGGGCGGGAGTGCTCTCAATGGACAACGTGGCAAGGCCAATCAGCCTTCAAAACCCACAGAGGTCAGTCATTCCTCTATATCTGATTGGAGGAAACGGCCAAGgaaacgtcatagatttagcggATTGTGTAAAAGGATCTTGAGGTCTACAGTGGCTGACTttgaagagaaaaaaaaagaggaCATGGAAAGTATCGATTCAAGTGAAGTTAAACCATTGCAAAAGGAGGAAAGGATGGATGTAACCCAAGTTCACCCATTGAAAATGCCAAGAGAACTGATGAATTTGATCCAAGATCCCCCATTGAAAAAGAAGGGAAAGATAGATGTAACCCAAGTTCACCCATTGAAAATGCCAAGAGAATTGATGAATTTGATCCAAGATCCCCCATTGAAAAAGAAGGAAAAGATGGATGTAACCCAAGTTCACCCATTGAAAATGCCAAGAGAATTGATTAATTTGATCCAAGATCCCCCATTGAAAAAGAAGGAAAAGATGGATGTGACCCAAGTTCATCCATTGAAAATTTCAAGAGAATTGATGAATTTGATCCAAGATCCCCCATTGAAAATGAAAAGCAAGGATTTAATCCACTATCACCCATTGAGAAATAAAGAAAGTATGGATTTGATTCATGACGACCATCCTTTGAAAAAGAAGACCGAACGATGGGACTTGAAGGCAATCATCTCCGAATGTGGTAGAATTTTTGTCCCTCACGGTTCAGAAGTTATCGCCAAGGATATAGAATCTTTGAAAGTTAAGGGGAAAGTGTTAGATCACAAACAATGTGCTGACGAGATGATGGTTGAAGCTTGTATCAAAGTCCCCCAACCcatagaaacaggagatggacctAACCTAGAGTTGAACAAGTCAGATGAGAACAAAGATTTGCCCATAGGGATGTTAGACAGTAAAGACAGTCTGCATGAGGTCAAAATGGCTGATGTAGGCAAGATGGCCTCTCTGAATCCCTCAGAACTGCTCCTGAACAAAGACACAGATTCTCCTTCCTCAGGAAAACACAAAAAGAAGCGTCAATATGTCGCAATATCCCTCAGTCAACTAAAGACAGTCCTTtcaagagggggaaagagaaataAACCCATCAATCCTGCTCCAGAAGATCAAACATCACCCGTGAACAAGAAAAGCAAGGCTGATACTCCTGGCATGGATGAAATGGAAAATGTTAATATCAACAAAGCCAACCCGGACAGAACCACAGGTGCGATTGAAGTTTCAAAGGAACAGACATTTGGCCTAGACCCAAAGTTTGCACTAGCATTAGGCTTGACTCCTACGGAGTTGAATAATGATGCACACAAATCTCCAGAAAAAAGTGATATTCCATTAAAGAAAGACATTCAGAGCAGACTGGACCTGGTCCCACCTCAAGCCACATCTGACCAAACGTCTGAGGCTTTGCCTAGCTCACCTTCAACAACAGTCATCTTGGCGAGTCAGAGGAGACCATTCAAAAAGAAACACGAGCACGCAGACTCCATTAGGAAAAAAT GGTGGTTGCATTATCGCTCACCAGCTGCTTTAGAAAGGGAGACAGTAGCTATATCCTCCCAACTAGTGACACTTGACCCGGATCTCAGCCGTGTTGTCAGTAGGGGTAGGCCCTGCGAAGGTGCCAGCGCTGTATCGTGCCCACCTGCAGAGTCTCTGACCCTATTGGCCGATTTGGCTCGCAGTACCAGTAATGACAAGGTACTGGAACAACAGTCAGACCCAAAGGCTCTTGAAAAACAAGATGACCACCCAAGTTTGGTGATAAGTGACAACAGTGTCAAAGATGGCATCTCTCCTCATGATCCAGATG GTTCAATCGTTCAAGTGCCCATTTCGGAGGGACTTCAGCAGCATCGCAAGGATATCTTTGCTGACGGAACTCAAACACTACGGGCCTTCCTGTGTCAGCAGAAGGACCAGAACAGGAAGGAACCGGGATTGGCTCGGGAATCCCTGAGCAGGGGAATCGGGAGCAGGCAGAAGTTCCATCGCTTCCGGCAGTTCATTGAAAAAGATGGCTCAGTTCAAGTGACAAGGCTGTGGAAGGAAAACTATAACTTTAATTCAGACAGCAAATTTACCAACGACCCTAAGGATAAAACAGTTATTAGAGCCCTACATGG CCCATGGGATTTTGACATTAAGGACACAAAGGAACAGGTTCAGCTCATCATCCACATGTGGATAGGTCTTTTCTACAGCAGGTCCACTGCGAGGTTCTGCCAGGCAGACTCAAGTCTAACATGTTTGGAAAAAAAGGATTCTATAGAAGTGGCTCATGGAATGGTACCAGCCCAGGTTCCACCTGGGACCAAGACAAGTTCCCCTGCTTATATAGCCCTCTCCAGGATACCAGAACCTGACGTTTTGGACCTTAGTAAAATGGGTCAAAAAAAAGCACAACCATTAAGCCTGGAAGCTGAGGTATTGGACCTTTCAATGAAAACAACCTCAACTGTGCTAGACTCTCTAGACACAGAGTCTAAGCGGAGAATAGATTTGAAAAATCATCCATCATACCTACCAGCAACTGGCCTGCACAAGGAAACCATCTCTTGTCCAAAACAAAGTACAGGTGTTGAGTTAAAG GTTTACAGAGACCGTGTGGACAGCATGATGTCAGAAAAATCAAGTGACCTGGATGATGATGAAGACTATGAAACCAACAACCATGAGAATGACAGCAAGGGTACCAAAATGGTGTGTCTCCAAAATGGTGTGTCCCCTTACGAAAGAACTTTGGAAAGTGATCGATCGTACATACTTTTGTGTGAACAGGCAGCAAGTGTGCACATTCATCAAGAAAAGCTCCTGGAGACTCAAACTGCTCAGGTTTTGGAGGGTAACAACAAAAAGCTCCTGGAGACTCAAACTGCTCAGGTTTTGGAGGGCAACAACAAAAAGCTCCTGGAGACTCAAACTGCTCAGGTTTTGGAAGGCAACAACAAAAAGCTCCTGGAGACTCAAACTGCTCAGGTTTTggaagacaacaacaaaaagctcCTGGAGACTCAAACTGCTCAGGTTTTGGAGGGCAACAACAAAAAGCTCCTGGAGACTCAAACTGCTCAGGTTTTGGAGGGCAACAACAAAAAGCTCCTGGAGACTCAAACTGCTCAGGTTTTGGAAGGCAACAACAAAAAGCTCCTGGAGACTCAAACTGCTCAGGTTTTGGAAGGCAACAACAAAAAGCTCCTGGAGACTCAAACTGCTCAGGTTTTGGAGGGCAACAACAAAAAGCTCCTGGAGACTCAAACTGCTCAGGTTTTGGAGGGCAACAACAAAAAGCTCCTGGAGACTCAAACTGCTCAGGTTTTGGAGGGTAACAACAAAAAGCTCCTGGATACTCAAACTGCTCAGGTTTTGGAGGGCAACAACAAAAAGCTCCTGGAGACTCAAACTGCTCAGGTTTTGGAAGGCAACAACAAAAAGCTCCTGGAGACTCAAACTGCTCAGGTTTTGGAGGGCAACAACAAAAAGCTCCTGGAGACTCAAACTGCTCAGGTTTTGGAAGGCAACAACAAAAAGCTCCTCcaaaaggaggaggagatgacggGTGATGGAGAAACAAACGCAATGTGTCTTAAAACCATGGGCTCTAAGGATGTCAATAAGGAGCAACAACTTAAAGATAACGATTCAGTCAAAACAATACCATGCATAGAAGTGCAGATGGATGGTGATGCTGCCAATATGGCTGACACAGTTGAGCGTAATGCAAATGAAGCCAGAGATGGGGCTCACGTTGTCATCTGTGATGGCAGTGAGTCAAAAGAGGAGATGCACAAAGTAGATCACAACGTGAAGGATTCTGTTAAAGCAGCAAAACCAGAAGCAGTGCATGCTGGGAAAGATACCACAAACAAGAAAATCACTAAAGCACAAACTGCTGTGCATGTTGGGAAGGATTTCATTGATAACGATAAGGCACTCAAAGCAGTGCACAGTGAAAATGTTCTCAGAGATTATGGAAACACCAAAGACCAGGTGCAAACTGCAATGCAGGATGGGAATGATACTAGAGATGAGACCCTACCAGCGGTGATTTGTGGAGAAGATTCAGGAGATGAAACACCACCTGTGGTGTGTGATGGGAACACGTCTGTGGCTGAGACACTACCAGAGACATCACATACTGAAAATGATTCCCAAAAAGCAACACTGGCAGTGGTGTGTGATGGGAACACGTCTGTGGCTGAGACACTACCAGAGACATCACATACTGAAAATGATTCCCAAAAAGCAACACTGGCAGTGGTGTGTGATGGGAACACGTCTGTGGCTGAGACACTACCAGAGACATCACATACTGAAAATGATTCCCAAAAAGCAACACTGGCAGTGGTGTGTGACGGGAACACGTCTGTGGCTGAGACACTACCAGAGACATCACATACTGAAAATTATTCCCAAAAAGCAACACTGGCAGTGGTGTGTGATGGGAACACGTCTGTGGCTGAGACACTACCAGAGACATCACATACTGAAAATGATTCCCAAAAGGCAACATTGGCAGTGGTGCATGGTGGAAATGATCTGAGAGATACGACACTACCTGTGAAATGTAATGGCAAGCTGTACATAGACGTAGAACCCACTGTAGTGCATGATATAAATGGTTCCACGGATGAGGAACTACCAATGGggcagggtggagatgtttctGCTGGGACTAGCAGAGTACTGCCAGAGATGCATGGTGAGATTAAATGTAAAGATGTACTGCCCACGCAAGTATTTCCAGTATGCGATGGGAACATTCCTTTTGTAGGCGAGTTTGACACACTCATTCAGCCCAATAATGTTTTAGGAGTGGCTAAACATGAAATAAATGAGGCTGATGTACAAACTAAAGAACATGAAAAAGAATTGATGCAGGGTCAGAGTAAATCTGATGATGTCACAACTCAAAGTTCCACAACATTCCCGCCAGGGTCCCAACATTCTCAAGACGAGACATTAGAAAGGCTGACAGGTCAGGTAGAAATACCACTGATTCCCAGGGAAGACATCGCACACACAGATGTTCTACATTCAATAGGTTTGGCATCAGAGATGGCGCAAGGTCAGGTAGAAATTCCATTTATTGGAGTAGAAATACCATTTATTGGAGTAGAGAAGAATAGCCAGGATATCAATCATACAGAGGTGCATGATTCTCCCCCAAGTCAGAAAGAGACACTGATCACAGTCTGTGATAGTGCTAATGTGTTATCAGGTGAACTGCTAGCAAAAATATTTTCAAAGGGAACAGAATCTGTCAGTCGATGCCCAACTGTGGATGAGGTGCTGTATGATTACATCCCCATTCCTGACGTCTGCAGTGCCTCCTTGGCCATCTGTGATGCCGATGGGGTCAGCAAACCCCTCAGCACTGGGGAAGGTTACAGCAGATGCCCAACTCCTACAGAAGACGAGCCACCTTTTGTTCCAGGACTTTCTTATGACCATCACACACCAAACACTGTTTTGTTGCCCAATGCGAAAGACACCAACAGTCCCAACCTCGATAGTGGTCTTGCGCTCATTGAAAATGAAAAGGATCATCATGAACCAAGTCTTAGTCTCTATAAAGTTAGGGCTGCTACTGGGTTGCACAATCTGCATAAATCCAGCAACAATAACAAACCAAATCATCTGGAAGCCATTGATAATCGGTTCTCTCAAGTATTGGCTGATCCTCGCAAGAACCCAATCGCCACTAGCACACCTCTCAACACTCCCGCATCTTCTTTAAAGGAAAGAAGCGATTACGATCCATATTCAAATACGCGACTTGCCGCTGTTGAACCAGGCCTGCATGCTCATTCAAATCGCCATTCGCTGCATAGTTTCTCTTACTCGTTTCCCAACACCCACTGTTCCTTAACAGAGAAAGCTGCCTTCTCTGTGCCATCAATCCACCCGGAAGTCCTGTCCAATGAAACAACATTAACTGGGAACTTTAGTGAAATTGCTTTAGAAAGAGAGACTTGCTTGCATCCTGCCTTAAGTGAGCTCATCCTACAGTCCACCCGTCTGAGTATTCCAGTGGGCAGTGGACCTACAGCAGCTTCTCAGAACCTTTCAGTGCACAGTTTTACTCAGCCCCAGCCAAACAGCCAGAAACCTGCCATGATTGTGAATGTCTCCAAGAGTGAGGACAGCAGAGGACAGTACAACTGGGAAGAAGAACAAACAGATATTGACTCTATGTCTTCAGATGTCCTAAAAAGCAAACAAACCGATACCCCTGTCCGCTCAAACACTAATGCTCACCCTTATAACACACAGTATGCCACAGAGATGAGACAGATTGCAGTTTTGCAAGATTATGAGGATGTTATGGCTGATGAGGATGTTATGGGTGAAAATGAGGCACCTTCTGTAGATAAAGACAACATTGAATCCAGTTTAGAGACCAATTGGATATCAGATGACAAACATTTAAGAAGTAAATTCCGGTTAAATAAAACAAGACTTGACTTCATCAACTCTTTACGCCAGTCTCAGGAATGGGAGCAAAGGGAATTTGATGGGGTTTTGGACTTCAACAAGCAAGGCACTTCCTCGTCAGTCACCATCCAGTCTGAAGAATCAGACAAACTACTTTCCCATATGGAAGAGAACCAACAGGAGTGGTTAAAGTATTGTAGGGCTAAGAGGAGTGGCAGCCCGATGGATATGACCAAGGAAGAAGACTCCTCAGTGGCAAAGCCACGCTTAGTTACCGTTTTGGATCACAAAGGAAACAGAATCACCTATGAAAACTATCCCGTTTTAAAACCTACAGCAAGCATGCACACACGGACAGATCCTGACTCGAACAGACAGGGCTTGAGCAGTTTTCTGGAGTTCTCCAAGAGGTGGGATGATACACATAACGCTGATGAATCTGATCTTACTCAGTCATCTATGGATCTGGAGACCCTCATCTTCTCAGAGAGAATGAACCAGATGCTAAAACGtaagagtagtagcagcagcaggtaCATCCGATCGAAACACCGCAGGTCAAACGTAGAAGAAAGAGCTTCCACCAGTAGCCCAGCTGTGACAGTGCACTTTTCCAGTCTACAGGAGGATCAGGACGGCTCCGAGGAGCACTGGGAGGCGATACCATCACTTGCAGGACAAAAGATCAGAGTGGAGATGCCTGAAAGGATGGCTATGCCTGAAGAAACAGATGGAGAACCTCAGCATCTTAAGAAACTTTCCTGTACAAAGGGCAGTGAGATGACACAAGTTTCAGATCTGGTTGTGGATAGTTTCAGGGTGTACCATGCTATGATGACTGAGGTCTGTGCAGGCAAAAAATACCCATCCAGAACTGAGAGACTCAAGAGAGAAGACGCAAAGAGAAACAGTTCGCCAAAGTCTCGAGCTCCAAGCAAAGACAAAGACTTCTGTGGGCAGATGAAGGAGGACATGTATGACAGCCTGCATGATAATCTGAACTCTGTTGTGAGACAGTCATGTAAGAACAAGTTCAGGTTCTACATACTGGTGACATCATCTGACCCATTCTTCAGAGAGACGAAG GAGCTGTTAGAAGCAGAGGGCCACATTGCGGTAGAACAGTCTCAATTCTGCCTTGGAAAGGATAGTCCATTGTGCCCTCTACACATCATCTTAAGGAACGAAGATATCGCTGAACATATTTGTGAG GTCCCTCACTTGCTTGAGTTGAAGAAGTCTCAGAATGTGTTGTTTGCTGGTATTGACCGTCCTGATGACATCGTGAACTTGACCCACCAAGAACTCTTCAGCAAAGGCGGTTTCGTGGTGTTTGAGGGAGCAGCTCTGCACACACTCAGTCTCA GCAACATGAAGAAAATGTCTGGTTTCCTGGAGGGATTGAGTAAAAAAGGGAAGTGGAAATGGCTCTTGCACTACAGAGACAGCCGGAAGCTAAAAGAGAATGCACG TTCTAGTGCGGAAGCACAGGGCAAAAAAATCTTCATGGACATCTGCCAGGAGGCTGGAATGGTGGAGGTCTTACCCTACCATGAATGTGACGTCATTTCAAGGGAACGACCCAACTACCTCCACTGTCTAGTTCGCCTACAGGTCCAGAATGTATCGGCTCGTTTACCTGTATTTATAACTG ACACAACAGCAGACAAAGCGTTTGCAAAACATGGGATCTTCACAATGAATATAAACTCTTTCCTGCTGATTTCTCAGAGTGACACATGCACTATTTCTTAA